In Paenarthrobacter sp. GOM3, a single window of DNA contains:
- a CDS encoding LOG family protein yields the protein MNRTGALNPSPRTLDVESVVHFDRLVAAGAGSMHGWHAQSLDLRGHSRELKALDPQGAIFLGCSFDDGVEESLRRRGALIFPKMQGIPFDPYRGSLYSANELYQNISSTEYEATLDARVYQWSILPGQRKSLDATLAAALHDHAIGDALDELLDQGALSGTKLVGVMGGHAAQRGTREFADAARLGRLLAQAGFAVATGGGPGAMEAANMGAYLSGLPDADTTAALDALALVPGFRPSVTAWARQAAAVVQQHPQGTPTLGIPTWFYGHEPPNLFATHIAKYFANAVREAILLELCNGGIVFLPGAAGTVQEIFQDACENYYGAPETITPMVLVGREHWERTFPAWPMLQSLAAGKPMEGRIFLVDSVEEALAVVTEGL from the coding sequence ATGAATCGCACCGGAGCTTTGAACCCGAGTCCGCGGACCCTCGACGTCGAAAGCGTGGTCCACTTCGACCGGCTGGTGGCCGCAGGGGCTGGGTCGATGCACGGTTGGCACGCGCAGTCCCTGGACCTGCGCGGACACTCACGCGAACTTAAGGCTCTTGATCCCCAAGGCGCGATCTTCCTTGGCTGTAGTTTCGACGACGGCGTGGAAGAGAGCCTCCGACGCCGCGGGGCGCTCATCTTCCCCAAAATGCAAGGCATCCCGTTCGACCCCTACCGGGGCAGCCTCTACTCTGCCAACGAGCTTTACCAGAACATTTCCTCCACAGAGTACGAGGCCACCCTTGACGCCCGGGTGTACCAATGGAGCATCCTGCCCGGGCAACGGAAGAGCCTCGACGCCACCCTCGCTGCGGCCCTGCACGACCACGCGATCGGAGATGCCCTGGACGAACTGCTGGACCAGGGCGCCCTGTCAGGCACCAAACTGGTGGGAGTCATGGGTGGGCACGCTGCCCAACGCGGGACCCGCGAATTCGCCGACGCCGCGCGGCTGGGTCGGCTCCTGGCCCAAGCCGGCTTCGCCGTCGCCACCGGCGGTGGGCCGGGTGCCATGGAAGCGGCCAACATGGGCGCGTACTTGAGCGGACTGCCCGACGCCGACACCACAGCCGCGCTTGATGCGCTCGCCTTGGTACCGGGGTTCAGGCCCTCGGTGACAGCTTGGGCGCGCCAGGCAGCGGCCGTCGTCCAGCAGCATCCGCAGGGCACTCCGACGCTTGGCATCCCCACATGGTTCTACGGGCACGAACCTCCCAACCTGTTCGCCACCCATATCGCCAAATACTTCGCCAACGCCGTCCGCGAAGCCATCCTGCTGGAGCTGTGCAACGGCGGGATCGTGTTCCTGCCGGGGGCGGCCGGGACCGTGCAGGAGATCTTCCAGGACGCCTGCGAAAACTACTATGGCGCGCCCGAAACCATCACGCCCATGGTGCTGGTGGGTCGCGAACACTGGGAAAGGACCTTCCCGGCCTGGCCCATGCTCCAAAGCCTGGCGGCGGGAAAGCCGATGGAAGGCCGGATCTTCCTGGTGGACAGCGTGGAGGAAGCGCTCGCGGTCGTGACTGAAGGGCTGTGA